A section of the Streptomyces sp. SCL15-4 genome encodes:
- the pcaC gene encoding 4-carboxymuconolactone decarboxylase — MTEAKIETLQYRFDGPEHLPVLILGPSLGTTWHMWDRQVPELAKQWRVFRFDLPGHGGAPAHPAGSVADLAGRLLATLDALGVQRFGYAGCALGGAVGIELALRHPERLASLALVAASPRFGTPDEFRQRGVVVRTNGLDPIARTAPDRWFTGGFAAAQPAITEWAVQMVRTTDPGCYIAACEALASFDVRPELGRVGVPTLVLVGSDDQVTGPAEARTLVAGIPDARLAVVPGASHLVPVEQPAAVTDLLVHHFSTAWQQPFDTGQTALPATPATAVPAPAPAVPPQAAPVAEIAPAAVPARADGSPDRYETGLKIRREVLGDAHVDRTLADSDAFAGDFQEFITRYAWGEIWDRPGLDRRTRSCVTLGALVAGGHLEELAAHTRAALRNGLTPAEIGEVLLQTAVYCGVPAANSAFRIAQRVIREETTPAG, encoded by the coding sequence GTGACCGAAGCCAAGATCGAAACGCTGCAGTACCGCTTTGACGGGCCGGAACACCTACCCGTCCTGATCTTGGGACCGTCCCTCGGCACCACCTGGCACATGTGGGACCGTCAGGTGCCGGAGCTGGCCAAGCAGTGGCGGGTCTTCCGGTTCGATCTGCCGGGGCACGGCGGCGCCCCCGCGCACCCGGCCGGCTCCGTCGCCGACCTCGCCGGCCGGCTGCTGGCCACGCTGGACGCGCTCGGCGTGCAGCGCTTCGGCTACGCGGGCTGCGCGCTGGGCGGCGCCGTCGGCATCGAGCTGGCCCTGCGCCACCCCGAGCGGCTCGCCTCGCTCGCGCTGGTCGCGGCCTCCCCCCGGTTCGGCACCCCGGACGAGTTCCGCCAGCGCGGAGTGGTGGTCCGCACCAACGGGCTCGACCCGATCGCCCGGACCGCTCCCGACCGCTGGTTCACCGGCGGGTTCGCCGCCGCCCAGCCCGCGATCACCGAGTGGGCCGTGCAGATGGTCCGCACCACCGACCCGGGCTGCTACATCGCCGCCTGCGAGGCCCTCGCCTCCTTCGACGTACGGCCCGAGCTGGGCCGGGTCGGCGTACCGACGCTGGTGCTGGTCGGCTCCGACGACCAGGTCACCGGCCCCGCCGAGGCCCGCACGCTGGTCGCCGGCATCCCCGACGCCCGGCTCGCGGTCGTCCCCGGCGCCTCCCACCTGGTGCCGGTCGAGCAGCCCGCCGCCGTCACCGACCTGCTGGTCCACCACTTCTCCACCGCCTGGCAGCAGCCCTTCGACACCGGCCAGACCGCCCTGCCGGCCACCCCCGCCACCGCCGTCCCGGCGCCCGCCCCGGCCGTGCCGCCGCAGGCCGCGCCCGTCGCCGAGATCGCCCCGGCGGCCGTACCGGCCCGGGCCGACGGCTCGCCCGACCGGTACGAGACCGGGCTGAAGATCCGCCGCGAGGTCCTCGGCGACGCGCACGTGGACCGGACGCTGGCGGACTCCGACGCGTTCGCCGGGGACTTCCAGGAGTTCATCACCCGCTACGCCTGGGGCGAGATCTGGGACCGCCCGGGCCTGGACCGCCGCACCCGCAGCTGCGTCACGCTCGGCGCGCTGGTCGCGGGCGGTCACCTGGAGGAGCTGGCCGCCCACACCCGGGCGGCCCTGCGCAACGGGCTGACCCCGGCCGAGATCGGCGAGGTGCTGCTCCAGACCGCCGTCTACTGCGGGGTGCCGGCCGCGAACAGCGCGTTCCGGATCGCCCAGCGGGTCATCCGCGAGGAGACCACGCCCGCCGGGTAG
- a CDS encoding glutamate ABC transporter substrate-binding protein, whose translation MCRTARVPRALCALLVLLAAACGKEGSPPGKGPAAGRLPHYQVARDVRLPASRTWTRAERRGHFVVGVKEDQPYLGEKDPATGTYSGFDIEIARMMSASLGLAPKTIRFRTIASANRETALQNGQIDYYVGTYTINPNRKKLVGFAGPYYMAGQSLLVRKDEDTIHGPRDLAGRRVCSAAGSTPYQRVKADYPKAVLVAYDTYSVCVDNLLTYQVDAVTTDDAILIGYAAKVPSELKLAGKPFSEEPYGIGVPHGDNALRLALDDALAARERNGDWKKAYDATLGLSGVPAPHPPAIDRYRTG comes from the coding sequence ATGTGCCGTACCGCCCGTGTGCCCCGCGCCCTGTGCGCGCTCCTCGTGCTGCTGGCCGCCGCCTGCGGCAAGGAGGGCAGCCCGCCCGGCAAGGGACCGGCCGCCGGCAGGCTCCCGCACTACCAGGTGGCCCGGGACGTCCGCCTGCCCGCCTCCCGGACCTGGACCCGGGCCGAGCGGCGCGGCCACTTCGTCGTCGGCGTCAAGGAGGACCAGCCCTACCTCGGCGAGAAGGACCCCGCCACCGGCACCTACTCCGGCTTCGACATCGAGATCGCCAGGATGATGTCCGCCTCCCTGGGGCTCGCGCCGAAGACCATCCGGTTCCGCACCATCGCCTCCGCCAACCGCGAGACCGCCCTGCAGAACGGCCAGATCGACTACTACGTGGGCACCTACACCATCAACCCCAACCGCAAGAAGCTCGTCGGCTTCGCCGGCCCCTACTACATGGCCGGCCAGTCGCTCCTGGTCCGCAAGGACGAGGACACCATCCACGGCCCGCGGGACCTCGCCGGCAGACGCGTCTGCTCGGCGGCCGGCTCCACGCCGTACCAGCGCGTCAAGGCCGACTACCCGAAGGCGGTCCTGGTCGCCTACGACACCTACTCCGTCTGCGTCGACAACCTCCTCACCTACCAGGTCGACGCGGTCACCACCGACGACGCCATCCTGATCGGCTACGCGGCCAAGGTGCCGAGCGAACTCAAGCTCGCCGGCAAACCGTTCTCCGAGGAGCCCTACGGCATCGGCGTCCCGCACGGTGACAACGCCCTGCGCCTCGCCCTCGACGACGCCCTCGCGGCCCGCGAGAGGAACGGCGACTGGAAGAAGGCGTACGACGCCACGCTCGGCCTGTCCGGCGTGCCCGCACCCCACCCGCCCGCCATCGACCGCTACCGGACGGGCTGA
- a CDS encoding amino acid ABC transporter permease has protein sequence MNVLTDNFSDYGAGFLGTLELTVYASLLALVLGFLMASFRVAPVGSLRAFGTVWVAVLRNTPLTLLFFAVLLGLPRFGLVLPFEVFAVLALGCYTSAFVCEALRSGINTVPTGQGEAARSLGMTFGQTLSLVVLPQAFRSVIPPIGSTLIALAKNSAIAGAFSVTELLGTYKTLNELGYNIVWTFVWIAAGYLIITLAISALFHALERKWGVAR, from the coding sequence GTGAACGTACTGACAGACAACTTCTCGGACTACGGCGCCGGTTTCCTCGGAACCCTCGAACTGACCGTCTACGCCTCCCTGCTGGCCCTCGTCCTGGGCTTCCTGATGGCGTCCTTCCGGGTCGCTCCCGTCGGCTCCCTGCGGGCCTTCGGCACCGTGTGGGTCGCCGTGCTCCGCAACACCCCGCTCACCCTGCTGTTCTTCGCGGTGCTGCTCGGACTGCCCCGGTTCGGGCTCGTGCTCCCCTTCGAGGTGTTCGCCGTCCTCGCCCTCGGCTGCTACACCTCCGCCTTCGTCTGCGAGGCGCTGCGCTCCGGCATCAACACGGTGCCCACGGGCCAGGGGGAGGCGGCCCGCAGCCTCGGGATGACCTTCGGGCAGACCCTGTCGCTGGTCGTGCTGCCGCAGGCGTTCCGGTCCGTGATCCCGCCCATCGGCTCCACCCTCATCGCGCTCGCCAAGAACTCCGCGATCGCGGGCGCGTTCAGCGTGACCGAACTGCTCGGCACGTACAAGACGCTCAACGAACTCGGCTACAACATCGTGTGGACGTTCGTCTGGATCGCCGCCGGCTACCTGATCATCACGCTCGCCATCAGCGCGCTCTTCCACGCGCTGGAACGGAAGTGGGGAGTCGCCCGATGA
- a CDS encoding amino acid ABC transporter ATP-binding protein, which produces MAVDPLIELRNVNKYYGELHVLRDIDLTVGKGEVVVVIGPSGSGKSTLCRTINRLETIESGTITLDGQPLPEEGKALARLRAEVGMVFQSFNLFAHKTVLQNVSLAQVKVRRRGQAESDRRSRELLDRVGLLNQAGKFPAQLSGGQQQRVAIARALAMEPKAMLFDEPTSALDPEMINEVLEVMRQLARDGMTMVVVTHEMGFARASANRVVFMADGRIVEDRSPDAFFTDPRSDRAKDFLSKILKH; this is translated from the coding sequence ATGGCCGTCGATCCGTTGATCGAACTGCGGAACGTCAACAAGTACTACGGAGAGCTGCATGTCCTGAGGGACATCGACCTGACGGTCGGCAAGGGAGAGGTGGTCGTGGTCATCGGCCCGTCGGGCTCGGGCAAGTCGACGCTGTGCAGGACGATCAACCGGCTGGAGACCATCGAGTCCGGCACCATCACCCTCGACGGGCAGCCGCTGCCCGAGGAGGGCAAGGCCCTCGCCCGGCTGCGCGCCGAGGTCGGCATGGTCTTCCAGTCCTTCAACCTCTTCGCCCACAAGACCGTGCTCCAGAACGTCTCCCTCGCCCAGGTGAAGGTGCGCCGGCGGGGCCAGGCGGAGTCCGACCGGCGTTCCCGCGAACTCCTGGACCGGGTCGGCCTGCTGAACCAGGCCGGCAAGTTCCCGGCCCAGCTCTCCGGCGGTCAGCAGCAGCGCGTCGCCATCGCCCGCGCGCTCGCCATGGAACCCAAGGCGATGCTCTTCGACGAGCCCACCTCCGCACTCGACCCCGAGATGATCAACGAGGTGCTGGAGGTCATGCGGCAGCTCGCCCGGGACGGCATGACCATGGTCGTCGTCACCCATGAAATGGGCTTCGCCCGCGCCTCCGCCAACCGGGTCGTCTTCATGGCCGACGGCCGGATCGTGGAGGACCGCAGCCCGGACGCGTTCTTCACCGACCCGCGCAGCGACCGCGCCAAAGACTTCCTCTCCAAGATCCTCAAGCACTGA
- a CDS encoding DUF6278 family protein, translated as MRLPFLGPRHKKTGAAAPPADPEAVAALLSECDLLRAQAARGGVRLDDTPASLEALDQMVPRWRDDPEILPWLGHDAGLYLGTVVVRTVPGAAWLIRSDGEPVVRLASGRTVEVVPAGQEWAASGVPELSQWYAGVAED; from the coding sequence ATGCGTCTTCCGTTCCTGGGCCCCCGGCACAAGAAGACCGGCGCGGCGGCGCCGCCCGCCGATCCCGAGGCGGTCGCCGCGCTGCTGTCCGAGTGCGATCTGCTGCGCGCGCAGGCGGCCCGGGGCGGCGTCCGCCTCGACGACACCCCGGCCTCCCTGGAGGCCCTGGACCAGATGGTCCCGCGCTGGCGCGACGACCCCGAGATCCTGCCCTGGCTCGGCCACGACGCCGGGCTGTACCTGGGCACGGTCGTGGTGCGCACGGTGCCCGGCGCCGCCTGGCTGATCCGCTCCGACGGGGAACCCGTCGTACGGCTCGCCTCCGGCCGGACGGTGGAGGTGGTGCCGGCCGGGCAGGAGTGGGCCGCGAGCGGCGTCCCCGAGCTGTCCCAGTGGTACGCCGGGGTCGCCGAGGACTGA
- a CDS encoding MBL fold metallo-hydrolase, with protein sequence MKLTKKSHSCVRLDKEGRTLVIDPGGFCEQDAALGADAILVTHEHPDHFDEPRLRAAMEDNPAAEIWTLRSVAERITAAFPGRVHTVGHGDTFTAAGFDVQVHGELHAVIHPDLPRVTNVGYLIDGGAVFHPGDALTVPGRPVETLLVPVMAPWNKISEVIDYVREVGPRRAFDVHDALLTDLARPIYDGHLGRLGGTDHQRLAPGAAAQL encoded by the coding sequence ATGAAGCTCACGAAGAAGTCCCACTCCTGCGTCCGCCTCGACAAGGAGGGCCGGACGCTCGTCATCGACCCGGGCGGGTTCTGCGAACAGGACGCGGCGCTCGGCGCGGACGCCATCCTGGTCACGCACGAGCACCCGGACCACTTCGACGAGCCCCGGCTGCGGGCCGCCATGGAGGACAACCCGGCCGCCGAGATCTGGACGCTGAGGTCCGTCGCCGAGCGGATCACCGCGGCCTTCCCCGGCCGGGTGCACACCGTCGGCCACGGCGACACCTTCACCGCCGCCGGCTTCGACGTCCAGGTGCACGGCGAGCTGCACGCGGTGATCCACCCCGACCTGCCGCGCGTCACCAACGTCGGCTATCTGATCGACGGCGGCGCGGTCTTCCACCCCGGCGACGCCCTCACCGTCCCCGGCCGGCCGGTGGAGACGCTGCTGGTCCCGGTGATGGCCCCGTGGAACAAGATCTCCGAGGTGATCGACTACGTCCGCGAGGTCGGCCCGCGGCGCGCCTTCGACGTCCACGACGCCCTGCTCACCGACCTGGCCCGGCCCATCTACGACGGCCACCTCGGCCGGCTCGGCGGCACCGACCACCAGCGGCTGGCACCCGGGGCGGCGGCGCAGCTCTGA
- a CDS encoding exodeoxyribonuclease III, whose translation MRIATWNVNSITARLPRLLAWLESSGTDVLCLQEAKVAEEQFPFDQLRELGYESAVHATGRWNGVAVLSRVGIEDVVKGLPGDPGYDGVTEPRALSATCGPVRVWSVYVPNGREVGHPHYAYKLQWFEALKAAVYGDARGSRPFAVMGDYNVAPTDDDVHDVTAFEGSTHVTPAERAALASLREAGLGDIVPRPLKYDRPFTYWDYRQLCFPKNRGMRIDLVYGNEPFAEAVKDAYVDREERKGKGASDHAPVVVDLDV comes from the coding sequence ATGCGCATCGCCACCTGGAACGTGAACTCGATCACCGCCCGCCTGCCACGGCTGCTGGCCTGGCTGGAGAGCAGCGGCACCGACGTGCTCTGCCTCCAGGAGGCCAAGGTCGCCGAGGAGCAGTTCCCGTTCGACCAGCTGCGCGAGCTGGGCTACGAGTCGGCGGTCCACGCGACCGGCCGGTGGAACGGCGTGGCGGTGCTCTCCCGCGTCGGCATCGAGGACGTGGTCAAGGGCCTGCCCGGCGACCCCGGTTACGACGGCGTGACCGAGCCGCGCGCCCTCTCGGCGACCTGCGGCCCGGTCCGCGTCTGGTCGGTGTACGTCCCCAACGGCCGCGAGGTCGGGCACCCGCACTACGCCTACAAGCTCCAGTGGTTCGAGGCCCTGAAGGCGGCCGTGTACGGCGACGCGCGGGGCAGCCGCCCGTTCGCCGTCATGGGGGACTACAACGTGGCGCCCACCGACGACGACGTCCACGACGTGACGGCCTTCGAAGGCTCCACCCACGTCACCCCCGCCGAGCGTGCCGCGCTCGCCTCCTTGCGCGAGGCGGGCCTGGGCGACATCGTGCCGCGCCCGCTGAAGTACGACCGGCCGTTCACGTACTGGGACTACCGCCAGCTGTGCTTCCCGAAGAACCGCGGCATGCGCATCGACCTCGTGTACGGCAACGAACCGTTCGCCGAGGCCGTCAAGGACGCCTACGTCGACCGCGAGGAGCGCAAGGGCAAGGGCGCCTCCGACCACGCGCCCGTGGTGGTCGACCTCGACGTGTGA